Part of the Micropterus dolomieu isolate WLL.071019.BEF.003 ecotype Adirondacks linkage group LG17, ASM2129224v1, whole genome shotgun sequence genome is shown below.
GAGCAACGAGAAGAAGCGGCTGAGTCGCACTAATGAGGAACTACTGTGGCGTCTTCAGACAGGCGAGCTGAGCCCTCGCATGTCCCCCAGCTCCTCCCCCATTCATAGACCCTTGTCTGGACCAGGCTCCCCTGCCCGCCCACACTCCTACCATCAGTGACACTTTCAATTGAAGCTCTTGTATCAAACACTTTCTTTTATCTGGCTTCGGAAGCCCTGATTTATTTCTCTGTTGAATGTTCCTCAATTAAAAGAGTAGAATTTTACAGTATGTAGATGGACAGACACAGATACATTTGTTTCTTGGGAAATGCTGCTCACCCATTGAATGCATTTCCAAAGTCCAACCCCAGGAATTTCAATCTCTGACCTAAAGAATTGTATTAATGATTACGCCTCTTATCGTTCAAAAGGGAATTCTCTGCCCTCTTTCTTTTCTATTCCTCCTCAACGCCCCACAAAGCAAGCGTGCTGTGATAGCGCAGCATATGAAAGACCTGGTCATTGTAGACTTAATAGAGCAAGATCAGAGTCACAGTGCCTCATTTCCATCTCTTCGCCTCCATCTACATCACCACCATCTCATCCAGTGCTCAGGATGATGAATGGGACACAGCAAACATCACAAgtgcaacaacaaacacaagaagCGCCTTTTGCCATCATTCTCTCCTACCAGCAACGTCTATCAAGGCACAGGCAATACTTTGGGTAAAATCACAAACCTACCTACAGTAAGTTACTCTCAAAGTGTGGATTCTTCTCTGGGGCATGTTAACCTTTTCATgctgaaatatttcatttatcaGGAGTAAATGAATGACTACCTTGCCATCTAACCTCAACCATCCATTCTACTTTCTCCTTAAACAACTAGATGTTGACCTGAAATGTATGATTACAACaacttaaaaatacataaatccATTGAACTGCCAACATGGTGTAACTATATTATTGATTATAATTTGTCAAAACTGTACATTTAGTGCACTCTTTAAAGCATGTTCTGTCTTCCAGTTCTAATGGTTTTAGGATTACCTACAGTGTGACGATAATGAAGTATAAGGGTGAAGGGGCAACACATGTTACCTGTTATTTCTAATAAAACAGAGCAGGATTTATTCAAATGaaaccaagaaaaaaaatcaatgaatcATTGTATTACACATTTCAGACTAATCTTACATTTCTTATGTGAGATGATGCCCCTCAAGGTCAGTCAGGTTAAGAAAACATCCTTTTTCCTGCAAAAATACAGGATCACCAAAGAGGAAATCATGAAACACAGCTGTTCATCAtgtactgtagctgtcatgTGTCTAAAATGAGGTGCTGCAGAATCAGCCAGAAATGGTGCATACATTGCAGTTCTAGTCAAAATAAATTGACCAGAACACATGTAAATCCATCATCTGTATGTTATATTGCATTCATACATTCTCTTTCTTTATGCGTACCTTATCCTCACtgttgcagctgctgctgttttctccATTGCTGATTTTTCTGTGTGATTTGAAATTCACCACAAAAAAACTCATGAGCAAATGTGATGGAAAAAACTATTATGGCTTCCAAACATTCATTCTCTCCATTTGTACCTCCAGATGATGCTTGACAAAATTCCTGTCCAAAATTTGTTTAAGAATTAAAACTTatcaaattatataaatatgactATATCATATGATAAAAATCTGCAAGCGGTTACCTCATGTCTCATTGTAGAGAATAATCTCAGGTCTTGGGGAACATTTTGAGTGATCAAAGGGAAGCAACAGTcatccttttttgtattgtactttttttataCTTGCTCATGTTTAACTAGCCACTCAGCTCTATGTTGCAAGATATCCTTTGTATACGATTATTTGAATGTCCACAATATGTTTCGCTATTTTAAAGAGCTTAGTGCAGTtagcaaatatataaaattgttttacaaaatatttctttattatgataatatgatataataatCAGCTCCCCCAGACACATAAAATGTAGAAATCTGCTCAAATAGGGATTTGGTTGTAGGTGAGTTGCATTTACTGTTAGGACAACAAGTTGATTGTGTTGGAGTTGGTGAGCTTTACTGTGTTCTGCAAGGAAGTGGAAATAATATTCCTCTCCATCAGGTACTCTGATTGCACTGATTGCCTCTGTGTCCTGTGGGTATGACCTTGTTCTCATTTACTGAATGTTTGTTCAACACTAGAATAAGAGGATTTGTTTACAGTTTACATCCAGTGTCAGAGAATGTTGGTGTATCACATGGATGTCGGGACTTgggttgattttttttaaaggacttCTGTTGTAAAGATTGTATTCAGTATTTCACAAATCATGCTCTGGATACGTTTACATGAAAGCATGTCTTTATAAGGTTGttgtgtattatttttattttacatttcttgtgcatttcatttatttatttatttatttatttatttgtcttccTCCAGAACTGCAACCGTAGCTTAGCTCGTTGAAGTATTGTGGTCAATGACACTAAAGTCTATTCTGTAAATGTTGCACTTTGTATTCAAGTATTAAAtcacaataagaaaataagtGTACAAAAATGAGATCTGGCATGGATATGTCTTTAAATACATAATTGTAGCGCAGTTCAGCTGTAAATATGCTAAGCCTCTTGGACCATACAGTATCTATCTGGCAGTGGTGCAATGGATAACACTatggctttggtgtgagagacccgggttcaatcgcCCACTGTGACagatccaccattgtgtccctgagcaagacacttaacccctcgttgctccagaggcgtgcgacctctgacatgcgtatatagcaaatgtaagtcgctttgattagaagtgtcagctaaatgaataaatgtaaatctaaaaaTACCAATGGATCTAAAAGGATACCAATGAAGCTTAAAACAAATACCAGTAGTTCTCAAACTTCCCTCTATCAGAAGCcaaaaataatgtaatgtagttCATGTAGCAAAAGTGGATTAGTGGGAAAAAGATTCAGGTTAGCATTagagcacttttgtttgtttatgtcaccacatggatcatattcatgcaactttaggtctGCTCAACATCCACGACCCCCCTGAAGGGCGTCCTTCCCACAGAGGGCTGctccccagtttgagaaccccTGCTATATACCAATAATAACAGTGCAAATGTGAtttcatttaactcttttaGTAATTGCTGTCTGTGAGATTTATTACTTCCTCTGCATAAAAGTCTGCAACATATCTATGGGCAGAGGAAAGATGATGGTGGAGTTTCTCTCTGCTGCAATGGTGTTGAGGGTTTGCAGGTATCGCAGCTGGAGAGCAGAGGGTGACTCAGCAATTATCAAAGAGGCTTCTTTCAGAGCCCTGGAGGCCTTCATCTCCCCCTCTGCAGAAATTAACTGAAACACAGACATATGATCATTATTTCTAACGTTCCCTTTCAGCATCCCTTGTTTTTCTTACAGAGTATATCAagagtaaattaaattaaatcttcCATTGCTCTCTTCACCTTTGCTCTGGCTTCCCGACTGGCTTCTGCCTCTGCTGCCATGGCTCTCTGCAGCTGCTGAGGCAGTTTCACATCCTTTATCTCCACACGCTCCACCTTAATACCCCACGGTTCAGTGGCTTCGTCCAGAGCTTCCTGCAGGGCATTATTGAAGAATAAATACTCcagtcacaaaaaaacattgttagCTCCACTAATGAGTTATGTTTTAATGAATTACTATCACTTAAATGACTACAAATCATGCATCACCCAACTCTCTCTCTGGAGATTTTAAGCCTTTATTtacacattgttttggttttgtggtATGTTTGTTCATTGGTTCATTCTTACCGCTCTTTTCATCCAAGCTACCaattaacacacagacaaacaaaatgaaaagcaggtttaaaatgaatgtaatgtgtaAAAAGTCAAATATAATGTGTTAGCCAGTACAATCTGCTGAAAAACTTAGACGTCAGAGTCAGCCTGTTTTTGGAGTATTCCAGAGTTAAAGTTCATTAGCCTATCTACTCAGGTTTTCAGCACAGTGACTTTGTGGTTTTGCCCCTGATTTTTCTAATGTCTTCCTCTCGAACATACAAATGATGCACCTGgttaaaacacaagcaaattattgtaattattgcaAATTATTAAAATGGACTGTAATGCGGTTGATGTTGGATTCAACACCTAAGTCCAAATTTTCGTCCCCTTTTGTAGCTTTTAGAAAAAAGTCGTGTTAGTGGAGTGGAAGTGGAAGTAGTTGGcctaaaaaatatgttttgttgcaCAAAGTCAGAATTTTAACTAATGTAGGTGTCACCAGAACATAaattaattttgattttatatttaaccATTCCTTTACAATCTTTTTACAGTTACTAAATTTAATAGACCCCCTTATCTTCTGCCATCCAGCTCCTCATAAATCTTATTACAACACAGTTCATTCTCACCTGCATACTGAGTGATATGCTCTCTCTGTCAGATAGCAGTTCTGCCAGGATTTTGGTGCCGAGTACATTCCTCAGGGTGGTTTGAGCCAGCAGCCGTGTAGATAAGTGGGCGTTGGACACATTGGCTACAGATGAGATGGGGCTGTGTATGCGGAAGTACACCACGCCATCCACAGACACTGTCACTGAGTCTTTGGTTAAGATCTGCAAGGTAAAAAGCTATATTTATGATGCCCGCTACTATTCCTACCCAGGAAGATGACAGACAGTTttttattaatgacagaaacaagctgtgatacaggacaaacacaaatataaaaataataaaataatatataaattatatttccacatttgAACAAAATATAACAAGTATAAAAACACATACTTCCTGTGGAGGGATGTCGAAGGAAACAGTTCTCAGATCAACTTTCACAAAGTTATCAGTGCATGGCAGAATAAAGAAAAGTCCTGGAAAGAAATAAAGTCCcagcttttatgttttgtatcaATCATTGTCAACAAGTGCTTTGGCAATCTATTAATACCATCATATACTGTAGAAGTTATTGTTGAATATAACAGGAAGAAATAAGACAGAGCATCAAAGTGGACAATCCAACTGGCTGGTAACCAATTTCAGAAAGAAGTCCTATCCAGCCCCACTGTGGCACAGGACTGTATATTAAGATTGTAGATGAAACCTAATTGGATCATAGTATGGAATCAACTTTTTAAGCAGACTTTTTCAGCCAAGAAACCAGTTTCTGAATATTTGCCCCCATAGTGTATGTATGAAACACACTGCATGACAAACCTGGCCCTTTAGGTTTTCTGTCTGTGATCCGGCCGAGCCTAAAGATGACAGCTCGCTCATACTCCTTCACTATCTGGATGTTAGAAACACAGCCAGCCAAACAAAGAAcataagaaagacaaaaaacaaagcagtgtAAAGGGAAAATGATCTCATGACATGATACCACATAAGTAAACTAAAAGCAAATACATTCCTGTAAGGGTTAGACCCATACAGTTTAATAGTAGTATAATACTTTTAATAAGTTTAATAATGTATAGTTGCCATACCAGCTACTCAGTGTCATCCACTTCTTCTGTGACAACAGCTACTATGTAACATCTgatcatttcatttattcatttgattgGCCaataatgctttttaaaaaagttttacaaAGTATACTCCCTGAACAAATACAGTGGGTCACCCTGCCAAGCCACAATGGGTAGCATTGGAAAATGTCTGACTTTCGGCCCCCCAGTGGCTGTGGTACACAACAACGCACCTGCGATAAAGAAACTGAAACTGTCTCATTTTTCTACAAACAATAAGAGCAATTTCAGTGATTCTTCAATCACTTAAACTAAATGATCCCTCTGGTTCTGTGTGTCTCCTGCCACGTATAAccccttaaataaataaattcaataaTTAAAGGCTTCTTTGGCCTGCCATATTTGCACTTGGGAAACTGTTTAAACTTGATCATAATTTTATAAAGCAGTaagcatgaaataaaaacaatttgctgTAGCCCTAGCAAGTCTGGTGCAAAGACATGGGTATCTGTATCAGCTTTCAGAAACAAATACTGGTCTAATCCTAATCAGTAGACATCAATGAGAATATACTTCACCTTAATACACATAAATATTGTGAGTGGGAAGGTTGCTGCTACAAAGAGGAGGGATAGGAGAACCAACAGCCAACCGAAACAACCAAGTCTTCCTGAACTTTTATCTGCAGAGAGTGAAACACAATTTACAAGCTTGTACTGGAGTATGGAGAGGTACAGTATATCGTAAATTTCCCATGACACCTTTGTTCCACACATTTAAATTCAGACCAAACActtttgtagttattttggtcACACTATTAAACAATAATTTGATACAGTGGGGCAAGCACCTTTCATTAAGGTGACACAAAAAATTCAtgcatattatttattattactgtattagttaatcaatcaattcatctataaaatgttaaaatgtatataaatataattttatacaCAAACTAAAAAGGTAACATGCAGAAGACAATTTAGCTTTAGCAGTAGCTTTGTTCATCAAGTTTAGTTCATTTGAGTCAtctatcaagcaaaaatgccagtCAATTATTCAAGCTTTTCCAATATGACCTATagccagtgttgggcaagctacttggaaaatgagctactagctactctacattaaatgaagcttcactacacagaagctaccccccagtgaaatgtagcaagctaagctagcaacatggcaaaagtagcttagttacatctaagctacttttaattttttttatattttatagttaggtcaTATACACTCTTGAACAAAATCTTGCAACATTGCAAGTACTCGCATTTCGCTGGTGGATCATAACCGGGTTGTAAGTACTgcttcaaaatgccaaaagaagaaacaggagcaagagacaaaaaatagagagtaggcaatttattgaaaactgcatttaaactcaaacaggctgttcatcagctgatcaaaAGTTTAAGACCATAggcataaaaaggtaaaatctgCACTAAAATATGGCTTTCGTGTCATTGATCTTCAGgcagtcacactgtcatgatCTCCTGATGGCAAAGGCAAAAAGGCTTTCTCTCGTTGAACGTGGCAGGATTGTTGAGCTGCACAAGCAAGGCCTCTCGCAACGCACAATCGCTGCCAAGGTTGGACGCAGTAAGAcagtcattttacatttcttaaaagATCCTGAGAGTTATCGGACAAAAAAGTCAAGTGGTAGACCCAAAAAAAGTTTCACCTGCACTGAGCCGCAGGANNNNNNNNNNNNNNNNNNNNNNNNNNNNNNNNNNNNNNNNNNNNNNNNNNNNNNNNNNNNNNNNNNNNNNNNNNNNNNNNNNNNNNNNNNNNNNNNNNNNTAAGGCACTTACTGATGCTGACTGTAGCCCAATAACCATAAGACGTCATCTGCGAGAGAAGGGCTTCAAGAACAAAAAACGTCTTCAAAGGCCACGTCTCCTCCCACGCCACAAACTTGCCCGTTTGGAATTTGCAAGGGAGCACCAAACATGGGACATTGAAAGGTGGAAGAAAGTTTTATTCTCTTACGAGAAAAAATCTTACCTGGACGGTCCTGATGGCTTCCAACGTTACTGGCATG
Proteins encoded:
- the stoml3a gene encoding stomatin (EPB72)-like 3a isoform X2, with the translated sequence MCIKIVKEYERAVIFRLGRITDRKPKGPGLFFILPCTDNFVKVDLRTVSFDIPPQEILTKDSVTVSVDGVVYFRIHSPISSVANVSNAHLSTRLLAQTTLRNVLGTKILAELLSDRESISLSMQEALDEATEPWGIKVERVEIKDVKLPQQLQRAMAAEAEASREARAKLISAEGEMKASRALKEASLIIAESPSALQLRYLQTLNTIAAERNSTIIFPLPIDMLQTFMQRK
- the stoml3a gene encoding stomatin (EPB72)-like 3a isoform X1, yielding MISTTSSMAEMVAQSKLQINCIENVEDKSSGRLGCFGWLLVLLSLLFVAATFPLTIFMCIKIVKEYERAVIFRLGRITDRKPKGPGLFFILPCTDNFVKVDLRTVSFDIPPQEILTKDSVTVSVDGVVYFRIHSPISSVANVSNAHLSTRLLAQTTLRNVLGTKILAELLSDRESISLSMQEALDEATEPWGIKVERVEIKDVKLPQQLQRAMAAEAEASREARAKLISAEGEMKASRALKEASLIIAESPSALQLRYLQTLNTIAAERNSTIIFPLPIDMLQTFMQRK